A region of Anopheles merus strain MAF chromosome 2R, AmerM5.1, whole genome shotgun sequence DNA encodes the following proteins:
- the LOC121589053 gene encoding exonuclease 1: MGITGLLPFLEKASSACHLRELRGKCVAIDTYCWLHRGAFGCAERLARGDSTDMHIQYCLKYVQLLLSHNIKPILVFDGQHLPAKAATEAKRREIRETARKRGAELLRLGRIDEARSFLRRCVDITHGMALQLIQECRKRGVDCIVAPYEADAQLAYLNRTDIAQYVITEDSDLVLFGCNRILFKLDLTGHGRLVEASKLHLAMGCREDRYKFAKFRYMCILSGCDYLDSLPGIGLGKACKFMLKTEDPDIRRALAKIPAYLNMRQLSVTEEYKDEFLKADATFKHMVVYDPVQRRQTRLVDPDDEGTPEQYCCNAGKFLDEKVAFQLAVGNLDPFSLRKMDDWHPDEVDVDVAADKNQHPSIWRKDYMLLKDAKQAQNSTQTQKPSTLPSFVKRAVHHLEHAFDQNTNETITDVLQIYGIQNHDEPPTKRSCHAQKSFHSAESHVAIDYQDVEALDVLEQLEQPKTPKRTRNPFAVSPNKSLLSRDTLLSPTKITPETRSLLHNVSPVKRIDYSQQRSQLVTTSIVGSGASSSRLSRFKTAHSKGVTISKDEPKVISRFFCTQQHKSQSRTTDTSKGSNSMAKTSEDDSPKKNCTKQDVCSLVSPTAIVKDIKSKRDSHVFKATAIYLSSPEARLQSRGDRTPEKRRVQIPSESGERSNSVLGRFDSGIAMSENNSNVDEGLLECDSVTGLGSSQKENDDVVMNPVEMECSDLKPRNARLALFERRPAKQLTQSLESKDNIEELAIVLDDDSSDEDTKKRTDAQQAISAEKVHSPVKATHKTETVKPFQVPSSSSGKVDASTKSKARSSCKRPGLSISRKQSVPKTDNTNLGLTQTRLSMFGFQKKPSMQMK, from the exons ATGGGCATCACCGGGTTGCTGCCGTTCCTGGAAAAGGCGAGCAGCGCTTGCCATTTGCGCGAACTCCGTGGCAAGTGTGTAGCCATAGACACTTACTGCTGGCTTCATCGCGGAGCGTTTGGTTGCGCAGAACGGTTGGCCCGTGGCGACTCGACTGATATGCACATTCAATACTGCCTGAAGTACGTGCAGCTGTTGCTTTCGCACAATATCAAACCAATCCTCGTTTTCGATGGACAGCATCTGCCAGCGAAAGCTGCCACCGAGGCGAAGCGTCGCGAGATCAGAGAAACTGCCCGCAAGCGTGGAGCGGAACTATTGCGCTTGGGTCGCATCGACGAAGCCCGCAGCTTCTTGAGACGATGCGTCGATATCACCCACGGAATGGCTCTTCAGCTGATTCAGGAATGTCGCAAACGCGGTGTCGATTGTATCGTAGCACCGTATGAAGCTGACGCGCAGCTGGCGTATCTCAATCGCACCGACATCGCCCAGTATGTCATCACGGAAGATTCGGATCTGGTGCTGTTCGGATGCAATCGTATACTGTTCAAGCTGGACTTGACGGGCCATGGACGGTTGGTCGAGGCGAGCAAACTGCATCTAGCGATGGGATGTCGGGAGGATCGCTACAAGTTTGCTAAATTTCGGTACATGTGCATCCTGTCGGGTTGCGATTATTTGGATTCACTGCCCGGCATTGGTCTGGGGAAGGCGTGCAAGTTCATGCTGAAAACGGAAGATCCCGATATACGCAGGGCGTTGGCAAAGATTCCGGCATACCTGAACATGAGGCAGTTGTCCGTGACGGAGGAGTATAAGGACGAGTTCCTAAAGGCGGATGCTACCTTCAAGCACATGGTAGTGTACGATCCTGTGCAACGCCGCCAGACCAGACTGGTGGACCCGGACGACGAGGGTACTCCAGAGCAATACTGTTGCAATGCCGGCAAGTTTTTGGACGAGAAAGTAGCATTCCAGCTAGCGGTTGGGAATTTGGATCCTTTTTCGCTGCGCAAAATGGACGATTGGCATCCAGATGAAGTGGATGTAGATGTGGCGGCAGACAAGAATCAACATCCTAGCATCTGGCGGAAGGATTACATGTTGCTAAAGGACGCTAAGCAAGcacaaaacagcacacaaacgCAGAAACCATCCACATTGCCGTCATTCGTGAAGCGTGCGGTGCATCATCTGGAGCACgcttttgaccaaaacactaACGAAACGATCACTGATGTCTTGCAAATTTACGGCATTCAAAATCATGACGAACCACCCACGAAACGATCCTGCCATGCGCAGAAGTCTTTTCATTCCGCCGAATCTCACGTTGCGATTGACTATCAAGATGTGGAAGCGCTTGACGTGCTGGAACAATTGGAGCAACCAAAAACGCCCAAACGCACCCGAAATCCTTTTGCAGTCTCTCCCAACAAATCGTTGCTGAGCCGCGATACATTACTTTCGCCCACCAAAATTACACCGGAAACTCGTTCCCTGCTACACAATGTAAGCCCAGTCAAGCGGATCGACTACTCTCAGCAACGCAGCCAGTTAGTAACGACATCCATAGTAGGCAGTGGCGCTTCTTCCAGCCGATTGAGTCGGTTTAAAACGGCCCATAGCAAGGGTGTAACTATTTCTAAGGATGAACCTAAAGTGATCAGTAGATTTTTCTgcacacagcaacacaaatCACAAAGCCGTACGACTGATACAAGTAAAGGAAGCAATAGTATGGCTAAAACTTCCGAAGACGACAGTCCCAAGAAGAACTGCACAAAGCAGGATGTCTGTTCGCTCGTTTCTCCTACTGCCATAGTGAAGGACATCAAGAGCAAGCGAGATTCGCATGTCTTTAAAGCGACTGCTATTTACCTCAGCTCACCGGAAGCGCGACTGCAGAGTCGAGGTGATCGAACGCCAGAAAAGCGACGGGTGCAAATACCTTCCGAATCAGGGGAAAGGAGTAATTCTGTGCTCGGTCGGTTTGACAGTGGAATTGCAATGAGCGAAAATAACTCTAACGTGGACGAAGGTTTGCTGGAGTGTGATAGCGTTACAGGATTAGGCTCTTCTCAGAAGGAAAATGACGACGTCGTAATGAATCCTGTTGAAATGGAATGTTCCGACCTCAAGCCGCGTAATGCCCGTTTAGCGCTATTCGAGAGGCGGCCAGCGAAGCAGCTGACCCAGTCGCTGGAAAGTAAAGACAACATTGAAGAGCTCGCCATCGTGCTGGATGACGATAGTAGCGACGAAGACACTAAAAAGCGTACTGATGCCCAACAGGCGATATCGGCGGAAAAAGTCCACAGCCCTGTAAAGGCAACACACAAGACTGAAACAGTGAAACCGTTCCAGGTGCCATCATCGTCTTCGGGGAAAGTAGATGCTTCCACCAAATCCAAGGCGCGTTCTTCATGCAAACGGCCAGGACTGTCGATAAGTAGGAAGCAATCTGTTCCCAAAACGGACAATACTAATTTAGGTTTAACGCAAACTCGATTGTCTATGTTTGGGTTTCAGAAAAAG CCTTCGATGCAGATGAAGTGA
- the LOC121589054 gene encoding nucleolin has product MTKNPTKAELNAEIQKILKDANLEETAAKKVRLQLEKNLKCDLSNRKKEVDELVMDYVNSQASSEGEEDDDEEDDDHAGNGKGNKKDKKAKGNSDYEDDEEDEEEEDDDDDEDFSEEEKPKGRKSAGKRGTPAKRGPAKKKKRRASNSEDDSGDDDKGSDDDYNPKGSAKGKAASKKKNNSDSDSDGDWKQSKPAAKAKKAAGGGGGGAKRSNGYTRPYTLSPELAEVCGAESLPRHEVVKKMWAIIKERNLYDPKNRQFAICDEQLRKVIGVKRFRTFGMLKYLKPHFKD; this is encoded by the exons ATGACTAAAAATCCGACGAAAGCTGAGCTTAACGCTGAAATTCAAA AAATTCTAAAGGATGCAAACCTGGAGGAAACAGCAGCCAAGAAGGTGCGTCTACAGCTGGAAAAGAATTTGAAGTGCGATCTTTCCAATCGTAAAAAGGAGGTGGATGAGCTCGTGATGGACTACGTAAATTCACAAGCTTCCTCCGAGGGAGAGGAAGATGACGATGAGGAGGACGATGATCACGCAGGTAACGGCAAGGGTAacaaaaaggacaaaaaagCCAAAGGTAACAGTGACTACGAAGATGACGAagaggatgaggaggaggaagatgacgacgatgatgaagaTTTCTCCGAGGAAGAGAAACCGAAGGGACGTAAGAGTGCCGGAAAGCGCGGCACACCGGCCAAACGAGGCCcggccaagaagaagaagagacgCGCCTCCAACAGTGAGGACGATTCCGGCGATGATGATAAGGGTAGCGATGACGACTACAACCCAAAAGGCAGTGCGAAGGGCAAGGCGGCAagtaagaaaaagaacaattCCGACTCGGATTCTGACGGAGACTGGAAGCAATCCAAACCGGCAGCTAAGGCTAAGAAGgcagctggtggtggtggtggtggtgccaaGAGATCAAATGGCTACACACGACCGTACACACTATCTCCTGAACTGGCGGAAGTGTGCGGTGCGGAGTCATTGCCACGACATGAGGTGGTGAAGAAAATGTGGGCCATCATTAAGGAACGTAATCTGTACGATCCGAAAAACAGACAGTTTGCCATCTGCGATGAACAACTGCGAAAAGTGATTGGTGTAAAACGATTCCGCACCTTTGGTATGCTTAAATATTTAAAGCCCCATTTTAAAGACTAA